A single genomic interval of Zobellia nedashkovskayae harbors:
- a CDS encoding NAD(P)/FAD-dependent oxidoreductase has protein sequence MEHIVIIGNGISGVTAARHIRKLSDKKITIISAETDYFFSRTALMYVYMGHMKFEHTQPYENWFWKKNRIELLKGFVTAVDHEKKTLVLAEGKELAYDKLIIATGSKPNKFGWPGQDLKGVQGLYSKQDLDKIEANAPNKEACNRAVIVGGGLIGIELAEMLRSRKIPVTFLVRENSFWNGVLPSGESEMINEHILEHHIDLKLETNLVEIIADESGRAKAITTDKGETIECNVVGLTAGVTPNVDFLKDSGIELGRGVKVNRFLETNIKDIYAIGDCAEQHEAIGNRRPIEAVWYTGRMMGEALAQTICGKPRQYSPGHWFNSAKFLDIEYQTYGWVFSERSKQEHESHFHWRHASEKICITVSYHKDSKKFLGINTFGIRMRHEIFDRWLTEERDVDHVMQYLKDANFDPEFYSHYEEEIISKYNSVMQTSLSVQKKSWKRIFSKA, from the coding sequence ATGGAGCATATAGTTATAATAGGTAACGGAATTTCCGGTGTAACGGCTGCAAGACATATCCGAAAGCTTTCCGATAAAAAGATTACTATCATATCCGCAGAAACTGATTACTTCTTTTCTCGTACGGCCTTAATGTATGTTTACATGGGTCATATGAAATTTGAACACACACAACCTTATGAGAATTGGTTTTGGAAAAAAAACCGAATAGAATTACTCAAAGGCTTTGTTACTGCTGTTGACCATGAAAAGAAAACACTGGTATTGGCGGAGGGGAAAGAATTAGCCTATGACAAGTTAATAATTGCGACAGGTTCAAAACCAAACAAGTTTGGTTGGCCAGGGCAAGACCTAAAAGGTGTTCAGGGCCTTTATTCAAAACAAGACTTAGATAAGATAGAGGCTAACGCCCCTAATAAAGAAGCCTGTAACCGTGCGGTTATAGTAGGTGGTGGACTTATTGGTATTGAGCTTGCCGAGATGCTCCGATCTAGAAAGATTCCCGTAACGTTCTTGGTTCGTGAAAATAGCTTTTGGAACGGTGTTCTACCTTCTGGAGAATCCGAAATGATCAACGAACATATTCTAGAACATCACATCGACTTAAAACTGGAAACTAATCTAGTTGAAATTATAGCCGATGAGAGTGGTAGAGCTAAAGCCATTACCACGGATAAGGGAGAAACTATAGAATGTAATGTAGTAGGCCTTACGGCTGGTGTAACGCCAAACGTAGATTTTCTTAAAGATTCTGGTATTGAATTAGGGAGAGGCGTAAAAGTGAACCGATTTTTAGAAACGAATATAAAAGATATTTATGCCATAGGAGATTGTGCCGAACAGCACGAAGCCATTGGTAACAGAAGACCTATTGAAGCCGTCTGGTATACCGGGCGTATGATGGGCGAGGCATTGGCACAAACTATTTGCGGCAAACCTAGGCAGTATAGTCCTGGGCATTGGTTTAACTCTGCTAAATTTTTAGACATTGAATATCAAACCTATGGTTGGGTTTTTAGTGAAAGATCAAAACAAGAACACGAAAGTCATTTTCATTGGCGTCATGCTTCCGAAAAAATCTGTATTACGGTATCCTACCATAAGGATTCTAAGAAATTCTTAGGTATAAACACTTTTGGTATTCGTATGCGTCATGAGATATTTGACCGCTGGCTCACCGAAGAGCGAGATGTAGATCATGTAATGCAGTATTTAAAAGATGCCAATTTTGACCCAGAATTCTATTCACATTACGAAGAGGAAATCATATCAAAATACAACTCGGTAATGCAAACCAGCTTATCCGTACAGAAAAAAAGTTGGAAACGAATTTTTAGCAAAGCTTAA
- a CDS encoding alpha-L-rhamnosidase-related protein, with protein sequence MTRSPLLIFLLLFSISISAQVELNYPDVKYTTQNINANWVSHPDISGGEDRVILFRNTFNVTDVNQDLIINISADNHYFLYVNGKIVTHGPQLSDIKHWKFETLNLKKYLQNGKNVIAVKVINFGKRRFYGLQSIFTSVMVNGVTENAKILTTTGKGDTWLCLLDDSYKAIDVNWRGGGPKSIVGGFYANNPTDFIDMNKYPRDWEQLDFDNSTWSRTIFFEGASSMGGSMAYLLEPRNLPLLTWEKEAIGNVVRSTETTLPTFPASGKLEIPSNKIATFLIDQKYVTNGFPELIFSKGKNASIKIKYAENLFDENDEKGDRDNIKNKRLLGYYDSIVSNGKDAQKFIPNWMRTFRFVEFEIETKEQELVLDSFINYRSRTNIASSASFTSDNEMYNNIFDICKRTVDICTQDYFLSDAYYETMQYVGDTKIHALLWQAMSGNLDHTKNAIEQFHQSRDAEGNILGAYPLRSTFIYPTYSLVWVDMISDYYNLTDDKSSIEHYKDGIVHTLAGFEKNMNELNLVNETKYRYFIDWYSGPNDGKGTATKNNGKNSAVVSLHYVHALQNAAKLFEVIGDSLTAEKYQSRADAIKKSVFDLCYDSNRQVFAERPDKTIYDQHTNIMAILTDAIDKNQQKALLTKILNDKDLLQATYYYRFYLFQAIEKVGAPELFDLAQKPWESMITDHMTTTLERFESKKKPTRSEVHPWSASPAYFYFNYLAGIESVKNNFEEVRIAPVFGKLQSMDGLLPTTKGNIVFNLKKSKTKLSAEITVPEEMKGELVWNGKHIPLKQGKNKYTLK encoded by the coding sequence ATGACACGTTCCCCTTTGCTTATCTTTTTACTTCTTTTTTCAATTTCCATATCGGCGCAAGTTGAGCTTAATTACCCTGATGTAAAGTATACCACTCAGAACATTAACGCCAACTGGGTAAGCCACCCCGATATAAGCGGAGGTGAGGACCGAGTAATCTTATTCAGAAACACTTTTAATGTTACTGATGTAAATCAAGATTTAATCATAAACATATCTGCGGACAACCACTATTTCCTTTATGTAAACGGAAAAATAGTAACTCACGGCCCGCAATTAAGTGATATTAAGCATTGGAAGTTCGAAACCCTGAACCTTAAAAAATATCTTCAAAATGGCAAGAACGTTATTGCTGTAAAAGTTATCAACTTTGGAAAGCGACGCTTCTACGGTCTTCAGTCCATTTTTACCAGTGTAATGGTAAACGGCGTAACAGAAAATGCAAAAATATTAACTACCACAGGAAAGGGGGATACTTGGTTATGCTTATTGGACGACTCCTATAAAGCCATAGATGTGAACTGGAGAGGAGGCGGACCAAAATCTATAGTAGGTGGCTTTTATGCCAACAACCCTACAGACTTTATAGACATGAACAAATATCCTAGGGATTGGGAACAACTAGATTTTGATAATTCCACTTGGTCAAGAACCATATTCTTTGAAGGCGCGAGCAGCATGGGTGGCTCAATGGCCTATTTACTTGAACCTCGTAACTTACCTCTACTCACTTGGGAAAAGGAAGCTATTGGAAATGTAGTCAGAAGTACAGAAACTACGCTCCCCACTTTTCCTGCCTCTGGAAAGCTTGAGATTCCAAGTAATAAAATAGCAACTTTTCTAATTGACCAAAAATATGTGACCAATGGTTTTCCTGAACTTATTTTCAGTAAAGGAAAAAATGCCAGCATCAAGATAAAGTATGCCGAAAATTTGTTCGATGAGAATGATGAAAAGGGAGATCGAGATAACATCAAAAATAAGAGGCTCTTAGGCTACTATGATAGTATTGTTTCAAACGGAAAAGACGCTCAGAAATTCATTCCCAATTGGATGCGGACCTTCCGTTTTGTTGAGTTTGAAATAGAAACAAAAGAACAAGAATTGGTTTTAGATAGTTTTATCAATTATCGCTCAAGGACAAACATTGCTTCTTCTGCTAGTTTCACCTCTGACAATGAAATGTATAATAACATTTTTGACATCTGTAAAAGAACGGTAGATATCTGTACGCAAGATTATTTCTTAAGTGATGCCTATTATGAAACTATGCAGTATGTTGGTGACACTAAAATTCATGCGTTGCTCTGGCAGGCAATGAGTGGCAATTTAGACCATACTAAAAATGCCATTGAACAATTTCATCAATCGCGAGATGCAGAGGGCAATATCTTAGGAGCATATCCACTCAGGTCTACCTTTATTTACCCCACGTATTCTTTAGTTTGGGTAGATATGATTTCTGATTATTATAACCTTACTGACGACAAATCTTCTATAGAGCATTATAAAGATGGAATAGTTCACACGTTAGCAGGTTTTGAAAAGAACATGAACGAACTGAATTTGGTGAATGAAACCAAATACAGATATTTCATAGATTGGTATTCAGGACCTAATGACGGCAAAGGAACAGCAACAAAAAATAACGGAAAGAATTCTGCAGTAGTAAGCCTGCACTATGTACATGCGTTACAAAATGCGGCAAAATTATTTGAAGTTATTGGCGATAGCCTTACTGCTGAAAAATACCAAAGCCGAGCAGATGCTATAAAAAAGTCTGTATTTGACCTTTGCTATGACTCAAACAGGCAAGTCTTTGCGGAACGTCCGGACAAAACCATTTATGACCAGCATACCAATATCATGGCCATTCTTACAGATGCTATTGATAAAAATCAACAGAAAGCACTTTTGACAAAAATTTTGAATGATAAAGATTTGCTACAAGCAACCTACTATTATCGTTTCTATTTGTTTCAAGCAATAGAAAAAGTTGGTGCACCTGAACTTTTTGACTTGGCCCAGAAACCTTGGGAATCTATGATTACCGATCATATGACCACAACCTTAGAGCGTTTTGAAAGTAAAAAGAAACCAACACGCTCTGAAGTGCACCCATGGAGTGCCTCCCCAGCCTATTTCTATTTTAATTATTTAGCAGGAATAGAATCGGTTAAAAATAATTTTGAAGAAGTAAGGATTGCTCCCGTTTTTGGTAAGCTTCAATCTATGGATGGATTACTCCCTACTACTAAAGGAAATATTGTTTTCAACCTTAAAAAATCAAAAACTAAGCTTTCGGCAGAAATAACAGTTCCTGAGGAAATGAAGGGCGAACTGGTTTGGAACGGAAAACATATCCCCTTAAAACAAGGAAAAAACAAGTATACTTTAAAATAA
- a CDS encoding P-loop NTPase family protein, translating to MRSVLFFILLVITVSCSSDLENQDVTLKDALMDKTSVVDNVIACAASNENDDLVSVFFYPREGASNIRYYETENLNVSKNDYNQYYRLDIASFDVFNGYLKKFELAVSEEKWVIVSFEEAGKTHLSNPIRLKHLTKPTEYASENVKVDSFDAGMPLFTWEDGEYTDTKIYFQVVSDAADNLISGTYTYENSFQYYDLKNVVLNITEGNPLALKIDEKHNFTLMGVSEDNWVNLFSEIEF from the coding sequence ATGCGTTCAGTCCTTTTTTTTATTCTATTGGTTATAACGGTGAGCTGCTCATCTGATTTAGAGAACCAGGATGTTACCCTTAAAGATGCTTTAATGGACAAAACTTCTGTAGTCGATAATGTTATTGCATGTGCGGCCAGTAATGAAAACGATGACTTGGTAAGTGTTTTTTTCTATCCCAGAGAGGGAGCGTCTAATATTAGGTATTATGAAACCGAAAACCTTAATGTGTCTAAAAATGATTACAATCAATATTATCGTTTAGATATTGCTTCTTTCGACGTTTTCAATGGATATTTAAAAAAGTTTGAATTGGCCGTTTCCGAAGAAAAATGGGTCATTGTTAGTTTTGAAGAAGCAGGAAAAACGCATCTTTCAAACCCTATAAGGTTAAAACATTTAACCAAACCTACAGAGTATGCTTCAGAGAATGTTAAGGTTGATTCCTTTGATGCCGGTATGCCTTTGTTCACTTGGGAGGATGGAGAATATACAGATACTAAAATCTATTTTCAGGTGGTATCTGATGCTGCGGATAACTTAATTTCCGGAACGTATACTTACGAGAATAGTTTTCAGTATTACGACCTTAAAAACGTGGTCCTAAATATTACTGAAGGGAACCCTCTTGCATTAAAGATAGACGAAAAGCATAATTTCACTTTAATGGGTGTTAGTGAAGATAACTGGGTAAATCTGTTTTCTGAAATAGAATTTTAA
- a CDS encoding POTRA domain-containing protein — translation MIGRLLLFIILLNGVFLQAQEGTVLNIEIQGAKRTKTSFLKKLIALKPGMVLDSVLLEQDIARLQRLPSVSHAYYQVFSSEANEHNVFYNVEENFTLIPFANLFSSSNDAFAFRVGLQEFNFLGRDINIGGFYQYDVFNSFGVAVRAPHLFSRTTGLSFSYNDFTTQEPVFFDGTTADYRYNNRGFEVMGLHEFNFKNRIEFGGSLFTEDYRYISGATNANVPRALKVDKHLFKLIYNYENIKYYFYFLDGFRSTLNFQYVGSTNENLPEFLIAFNDFVYFKRVGDKGNWANRLRVGLASNVNTPFAPFTVDNNLNIRGVGNTIDRGTGAIVFNTEYRHTLIEKNWFVLQSNIFVDGGSWRNPGGGFSDFSDKQNIRIYPGIGLRFMHKRIFNAIFRIDYGYGITKDASRGLVFGIGQYF, via the coding sequence ATGATTGGAAGATTACTACTGTTTATTATACTATTAAATGGGGTGTTCTTGCAGGCGCAAGAAGGGACGGTGTTAAATATAGAAATTCAGGGAGCTAAACGCACTAAGACCTCCTTCTTAAAAAAGCTAATCGCTTTAAAGCCGGGGATGGTACTGGATTCAGTTCTTTTGGAACAGGACATTGCCCGTTTACAAAGGCTTCCGTCAGTATCACATGCTTATTATCAAGTTTTTTCGTCAGAAGCTAACGAACATAACGTATTCTACAACGTAGAGGAGAACTTCACATTAATTCCTTTTGCCAATCTTTTTTCATCTTCAAACGATGCTTTTGCTTTTAGGGTAGGATTGCAAGAGTTTAATTTTTTAGGCAGGGATATAAACATTGGAGGTTTTTATCAATATGATGTTTTTAATTCGTTTGGAGTGGCGGTAAGAGCTCCCCATCTATTTAGTAGAACTACGGGTTTATCTTTTAGTTATAATGATTTTACAACGCAAGAACCTGTCTTTTTTGATGGTACTACAGCAGATTATAGGTATAATAATCGTGGTTTTGAGGTCATGGGTTTACATGAGTTCAACTTTAAAAACCGAATAGAATTTGGAGGAAGTCTTTTTACGGAAGATTATAGATACATATCTGGCGCTACAAATGCCAATGTGCCAAGGGCTTTAAAAGTAGATAAGCATCTTTTTAAATTGATTTACAATTACGAAAACATCAAGTACTATTTTTATTTTCTAGACGGCTTCAGAAGTACTTTGAATTTTCAATATGTAGGCAGTACAAATGAGAATTTGCCAGAATTTTTAATTGCTTTTAATGACTTTGTTTATTTTAAACGTGTTGGTGACAAGGGTAATTGGGCAAACCGTCTTCGGGTGGGGTTGGCAAGTAATGTAAATACTCCTTTTGCACCTTTTACGGTAGATAATAATTTAAATATACGAGGGGTAGGTAATACTATTGATAGAGGTACGGGCGCTATTGTGTTTAATACGGAATACCGCCATACACTTATAGAGAAAAATTGGTTTGTATTACAGAGCAATATCTTCGTAGACGGAGGTTCCTGGCGTAATCCGGGGGGTGGTTTTAGTGATTTTTCTGATAAACAGAACATTCGTATTTACCCAGGAATAGGGTTGAGGTTTATGCACAAGCGCATCTTTAATGCCATTTTTAGAATAGACTATGGCTACGGTATTACTAAGGATGCTTCTAGAGGACTTGTTTTTGGTATTGGTCAATATTTTTGA
- a CDS encoding DUF547 domain-containing protein, with amino-acid sequence MKLSILVIFLSITTISATFGQDTADFFTKADAFFKTNVTDGRVNYSAVKGNVADLDNLLEAAKKINVTEANANEYQAFWINSYNLLVIKGVVENYPLKSPLDVNGFFDKEKYEIGGKKTTLNDIENKLLRAKFPSEARFHFVLVCGGLGCPPIISKAYKPETLDAQLEKQTKLALNNPQFIQLNKNKVKISQIFEWYKSDFTQNGQSLVDFINKYKTEQLPEGTKVSYYPYDWTLNEIK; translated from the coding sequence ATGAAACTTTCAATCTTGGTTATTTTTCTTTCGATAACCACTATATCAGCGACTTTTGGACAAGATACAGCTGACTTTTTTACAAAGGCAGACGCCTTTTTTAAGACCAATGTAACAGATGGTCGTGTTAATTATTCCGCAGTTAAAGGAAATGTAGCAGATTTAGACAACCTACTTGAAGCTGCAAAAAAAATAAACGTAACGGAAGCCAACGCAAACGAGTACCAAGCATTCTGGATTAATAGTTACAACCTTCTTGTAATTAAAGGAGTGGTGGAGAACTATCCTCTAAAATCTCCATTAGATGTTAATGGTTTTTTTGACAAAGAAAAATATGAAATTGGAGGAAAGAAGACTACGCTTAATGATATTGAAAACAAATTATTACGTGCTAAATTCCCATCAGAAGCCCGTTTTCACTTTGTGTTGGTATGTGGTGGTTTAGGCTGTCCTCCTATTATAAGTAAAGCGTATAAACCAGAAACTCTGGATGCCCAATTAGAAAAGCAGACCAAGTTGGCTTTGAATAATCCTCAGTTTATCCAATTAAATAAGAATAAGGTAAAAATCTCTCAAATTTTTGAGTGGTACAAAAGCGATTTTACTCAAAACGGACAAAGTTTGGTGGACTTTATAAATAAGTACAAAACAGAACAACTTCCTGAAGGGACAAAGGTTTCTTATTACCCGTATGACTGGACGTTGAACGAAATTAAATAA
- the def gene encoding peptide deformylase, with product MAVLKVIKMGNPLLRKVSEAVTPNEIKSADFQQFIADLIETMREESGAGIAAIQVGVLKRVFTMEMKKNDRYPDKGSFALTTVINPEIEPLRSEEVEGWEGCLSIPGIRGRLKRYKKVKLSGFDIKGEKFEKVLDDFSAIVAQHELDHLNGILLIDRMPNMETLTFQEEYDTYWNV from the coding sequence ATGGCTGTCCTTAAAGTTATAAAAATGGGGAATCCTTTATTAAGAAAGGTATCCGAAGCAGTTACACCTAACGAAATAAAATCAGCCGATTTTCAACAATTTATAGCCGACCTAATTGAAACCATGCGAGAAGAAAGTGGTGCGGGTATCGCGGCCATACAAGTAGGCGTGCTCAAAAGGGTATTTACCATGGAAATGAAAAAGAACGACCGCTATCCGGATAAAGGTTCTTTTGCTCTCACAACAGTCATAAACCCAGAAATAGAACCCTTAAGATCTGAAGAAGTAGAAGGATGGGAAGGTTGCCTATCCATACCAGGAATACGAGGCAGACTAAAACGTTACAAAAAGGTGAAATTAAGCGGATTTGATATAAAAGGAGAAAAGTTCGAAAAGGTTTTGGATGATTTTTCTGCTATTGTTGCCCAACATGAACTGGATCACCTAAACGGGATTTTGTTAATTGACCGGATGCCAAATATGGAAACCTTAACCTTCCAAGAAGAGTATGACACCTACTGGAACGTTTGA
- a CDS encoding toxin-antitoxin system YwqK family antitoxin — protein MVLFVLSGLQPEENSIYHKEYYQNGIIKEEGWLRNGAKANFWKFYHTNGKVAEKGYYKNNQRVSYWYFYDSYGKPLQEGHYKEGMKSNWWLFYDSMGKVSHKCQLSNGKKNGYCLKYVNEELISAEKYQNGKKIKEWFSFSSFRRENNLSDLK, from the coding sequence ATGGTGTTATTTGTTCTTTCCGGATTACAACCCGAGGAGAATTCTATATATCATAAAGAATATTATCAAAACGGGATTATCAAAGAAGAAGGTTGGTTAAGAAATGGTGCAAAGGCTAATTTTTGGAAATTCTACCACACCAATGGAAAAGTAGCAGAGAAAGGTTATTACAAAAATAACCAACGTGTGTCTTATTGGTATTTTTACGACAGCTACGGCAAACCCTTACAAGAAGGCCATTATAAGGAGGGCATGAAATCTAATTGGTGGTTGTTCTATGACTCTATGGGGAAAGTAAGCCACAAATGCCAATTGAGTAACGGCAAAAAAAATGGGTACTGCCTAAAGTATGTGAACGAAGAATTGATATCTGCGGAGAAATATCAAAATGGCAAAAAAATTAAGGAATGGTTTAGTTTTAGTAGTTTTAGACGCGAAAACAACTTATCAGACCTTAAATAA
- a CDS encoding glycoside hydrolase family 113 has translation MRRLGLLFLCLLQFSCSSQDKKKINGVSFVASRNEVLQEHIDGVKEVNANHAAVMPFGFIRDVASPEIVFNTERQWFGETNKGAMQYIGLLHKNNIRTMVKPQIWIWRGEFTGTLHMNSEEDWKKLEASYSKFILANAKMAQETQSEIFCIGTELEKFVINRPEYWHKLIAEIRTVYDGKLTYAANWDEYSRVPFWEDLDYIGIDAYFPLSEEKTPSVEQLREGWQRWKGDIAALSEKTGRPVMFTEFGYRSMDYTAHKPWLVDRNEDEVNLVAQVNAKKAIFTEFWDEEWFAGGYVWKWFIDHVKSGGEADNRFTPQNKPAQKIIKEVYKNH, from the coding sequence ATGCGTAGATTAGGACTCCTTTTTTTGTGTCTACTTCAGTTTTCCTGTTCAAGTCAGGATAAGAAAAAAATTAACGGTGTAAGCTTTGTAGCCTCAAGAAATGAGGTGCTTCAAGAGCATATAGATGGCGTAAAAGAAGTCAATGCAAACCACGCGGCAGTAATGCCTTTTGGTTTTATTCGCGATGTAGCTTCTCCTGAAATAGTTTTTAATACGGAACGCCAATGGTTTGGGGAAACCAATAAAGGTGCTATGCAGTATATTGGCCTACTTCATAAAAATAATATCCGGACCATGGTAAAGCCACAAATTTGGATCTGGCGGGGTGAGTTTACCGGTACCTTGCACATGAATTCCGAAGAGGATTGGAAAAAACTAGAAGCTTCTTACTCCAAATTTATTTTGGCCAATGCTAAAATGGCCCAAGAGACCCAATCCGAAATATTTTGTATTGGTACCGAACTCGAGAAATTTGTAATTAATAGGCCAGAATATTGGCACAAGCTCATTGCGGAAATCCGAACTGTTTATGATGGAAAACTTACCTATGCGGCCAATTGGGACGAATATTCTCGCGTTCCTTTTTGGGAAGATTTGGATTATATAGGAATTGATGCGTATTTTCCGCTGTCGGAAGAAAAGACCCCTTCGGTAGAGCAATTACGAGAAGGCTGGCAACGGTGGAAGGGAGATATTGCTGCTCTTTCTGAAAAAACAGGTCGTCCTGTTATGTTTACGGAATTTGGCTATAGAAGTATGGACTATACGGCTCATAAGCCTTGGCTGGTGGATAGAAATGAGGACGAGGTAAATTTAGTTGCTCAGGTAAATGCCAAAAAAGCCATCTTTACCGAGTTTTGGGACGAAGAATGGTTTGCTGGTGGTTATGTGTGGAAGTGGTTCATAGATCATGTGAAATCTGGAGGAGAAGCAGATAATAGATTTACACCACAAAATAAACCGGCACAAAAAATAATAAAAGAAGTCTATAAAAACCATTAA
- a CDS encoding 4Fe-4S binding protein, with protein sequence MKAIKNLGLVIFLIGLAVFAAVPVLGTFSLDQNTFDEIVKEKNIKSDVFIQSIQENVVDKDFNGMLSLSPTVSSALDAANSQHKKNKEYNKVIYTSGHDMAALIGKKSGAGFIAQNKGLMWFLSFGLGIIGALMFILPNVILLGKKGIKNDGVYHDSATNRGWIAWLVFIFLVSFYLILYFRPEFAVNWTFLVDPISESLSGNPAGHWFVYGFMYCTVMTVMAVRMYIKYRHNMYQVVRTTSVLFFQIVFAFLIPEIMVRLQMPYYDFKNAFPLDYDFFFQWNLKELLNSGGIGLFILVWGVVLTLVIVPVMVYFFGKRWYCSWVCGCGGLAETLGDPYRQHSSKSLFSWKVERWLIHGVLLFAVVMTGMTLYSFFTESSTIFGIKTQSVQNTYSLLIGAIFAGVIGTGFYPIFGNRVWCRFGCPLAAYLGFVQRFKSRFRITTNGGQCISCGNCSTYCEQGIDVRAYAQKGENIVRSSCVGCGVCSAVCPRGVLKLENGPEEGRINPTEVLLGNDVDLMNLVNKK encoded by the coding sequence ATGAAAGCAATAAAAAACTTAGGTCTAGTCATATTTTTAATAGGACTTGCCGTTTTTGCTGCCGTACCTGTTTTGGGTACCTTCAGTTTAGACCAAAATACTTTTGACGAAATCGTAAAGGAAAAGAACATTAAAAGTGATGTATTTATTCAATCCATACAGGAAAACGTAGTTGACAAAGATTTCAATGGCATGTTAAGCCTATCGCCAACGGTCAGCTCTGCATTGGATGCGGCAAATAGCCAACATAAAAAAAACAAAGAATACAACAAAGTAATCTATACCAGCGGTCATGATATGGCTGCCTTAATTGGTAAGAAGTCCGGTGCAGGGTTTATAGCTCAAAACAAAGGCCTTATGTGGTTCTTAAGTTTTGGCCTTGGTATAATTGGTGCATTAATGTTCATTCTACCCAATGTTATTTTATTAGGTAAAAAAGGAATTAAAAATGACGGCGTTTATCATGATAGCGCCACGAACAGAGGTTGGATAGCCTGGTTGGTGTTCATATTCTTGGTCTCATTTTATTTAATTCTATACTTCAGACCAGAATTTGCAGTGAACTGGACGTTTCTTGTAGATCCAATAAGCGAGAGCCTGAGTGGGAATCCTGCAGGTCATTGGTTTGTATATGGCTTTATGTACTGTACCGTAATGACTGTAATGGCCGTTCGTATGTATATAAAGTACCGCCATAACATGTACCAAGTGGTTCGTACCACATCTGTACTGTTTTTTCAAATTGTTTTTGCATTCCTAATTCCTGAAATAATGGTGCGTTTACAAATGCCATATTATGATTTCAAGAATGCGTTTCCTTTAGACTATGATTTCTTTTTTCAGTGGAATTTAAAAGAATTACTTAATAGTGGCGGCATTGGATTATTCATTTTAGTTTGGGGTGTTGTCCTAACTTTAGTTATTGTACCTGTAATGGTTTATTTCTTTGGAAAAAGATGGTACTGTTCTTGGGTTTGTGGCTGTGGAGGATTGGCCGAAACTTTAGGAGATCCTTATCGCCAACATTCAAGCAAATCATTGTTTTCCTGGAAAGTAGAACGTTGGTTGATACATGGGGTACTGCTCTTTGCTGTTGTCATGACCGGGATGACGCTGTATAGTTTCTTTACTGAATCTAGCACCATATTTGGTATTAAGACCCAGAGTGTACAAAACACCTATAGTTTATTAATTGGGGCCATTTTCGCAGGTGTTATTGGAACAGGGTTCTATCCTATTTTTGGTAACAGAGTATGGTGTAGATTTGGATGCCCATTGGCTGCTTACCTTGGTTTTGTACAACGTTTTAAATCTCGTTTCAGAATTACTACCAATGGCGGACAATGTATTTCTTGTGGTAATTGTTCTACTTATTGCGAACAAGGTATTGATGTACGTGCTTACGCTCAAAAAGGAGAAAACATTGTTCGCTCAAGTTGTGTAGGCTGTGGTGTTTGTTCAGCAGTTTGCCCACGTGGTGTTCTAAAACTGGAAAATGGTCCAGAAGAAGGCCGTATCAATCCTACAGAAGTATTGCTGGGTAATGATGTTGATTTGATGAATTTAGTAAATAAAAAATAG